Within the Medicago truncatula cultivar Jemalong A17 chromosome 4, MtrunA17r5.0-ANR, whole genome shotgun sequence genome, the region TGATTAATCCACTGGCGATGAACCCTAAGAAGGTCTTTTGGAAACACCATCTCTTCCAAGTCCTTCCCACCACCTGTGTTTCCGGAACGCCTCCACTTTGTCCCTGATCTTCACTTCCCAATCATCGCTCTCTGGTGTAGGTACTGGTCGGAGCTGATGAAGACCAACATCTGTTGGCTTCACGTCCATGTCATCGTATTCGACCAGTAATTTGTCGGAGGAAACCCACCTGACGATGGTGGCGGTGAACCATGAGCAGTATATGCCGCCACCACGGTCGATGTTCACTTCCACTTTGTTTCCCGGATCaaacttaaatttttgaacCATGGTCACTCCCAATCCCAAGGTGTGTATTTCACTACTTTGTACAACAAATATTACTTTATAGGGTTAGGGCATAACTACATGTCCAACACAGGTCTTAGTTTGGttaggttttattttttaaaaataaactgcTTTTTGACTCTGATTTTGGCCCCTTAGTAGTGTTTGTTTCagctttaaaaaatatatatattttgagttaaaagaatcttgagattttatttaaagatttttaaagAATCTAAAACTATTTCTTTGTTTACTatcataaaaaatcattttttttttaaatttagaacTCTTACACTTAGTTTcttatgtttagaaaaaaaatagattttagaaaagctacttgaaatagcttttcattttgaggctaaagttttttttaacaaaatggattttttaaaaatctaaaacaaacactacaaaaataaaaaaataaaaagtgatttttttagataaaaaaatagattttttttttcaaaaaaatccaaaacaaacagGCCCTAAATAACACTACTAGCCTtcaattttaaccttttcttcaaaattgacGTCCCCTTGATTTTGACTGAGCCAACATATAATTGGACAACAAATTTAATGACGTAGAAGTCACATGTGTATTTTGTTACCTAcaattacacaaacaaacaattaactGAACTGACGTTAACCTCGTTAAAATCAAGGGGCGTCACTTGAGCAAAATGAGTTAAAGTTGGGGTCAAAAGTGATATTTAGCAAGTtttgatgcaaaaaatgaaagtTGGGTTAATCAAAGGGCAAAACAACTTTGCACACACAATCTATCAAAACATTATGAATTGTCATGTTTGACCCacgtaaattaaaaatattaattgatgtggcgattctaaatattttgattggtCGTGTGTGCAAAGTTGTTTTAGATAGACGGTCAACCCACACCCCATTAAACtcaaagttttttatttgattttattttttaaatggtaaagtcttttattttatttattaatgaatttttgttttatttatttgttaccaTAAATGCCAGTAGCTCTCCATGAGATAGAATTTGGCCTATTATCATACACGAAAAAATCAATATAGTATGAATCATAGTTTTTTATATCAATATTCACAGAATCAGTGTTACAACAAAGACCTAGGCCCCCTGCTTTGCCACCACCATAAGTGTTACAGTCAACGAAATTATGATTACTGAGATTAAAAACATTACGGAGGTTAAAGGACTTAGACTTCAACTTTTTGGTCTCCATGATGAAAACAATGTCAAGCATGTCCAGATGAGCTTCTTAAAAGCTCTCATTGTCTCAGGGTTGCCAATCTCTTGACAGTTTCAAGAAAGAATTTTCATTTTGTGACCCTTCTCCATAGTTTGaatctcaaacaattttctttaactataattatattaaaaaagtttaaataaaataatattgtataAACGAATTGTTATATTGATACGGAGGAGTTTTCAGGTTCTGAATCAGATTCTTGAATTGTTTTCAATACTGTGAAAGGCAAATGATAGATCTTGCAAGTTATTAGGTAAAATACTTAGATGAAGGCCTCCAATGATTATGTGTTACCTTTCTATAGTGTCTCAATAAGTTCTTCACAAAAAGATGAGTAAAAGAAGAGCTCAATGCATAAGAAATGAATCCAATGATACTTGGAAAAAAGCTCCTAAAATTCTCTATAGCTTTTTCTTTATTAGTCTATTGGAAATTCTTCTGGACATCGTATTTAATTTCCAAAGGATAGTGTAGCCTGTTAATTTGTATTTGGCTTAAGAGTTATAAGACTGATATCTTCTTAGAGTCATAGAGGAGTTTGAAATGGAAAGGAACTTTGTAAACTAATGCAAATTATTGTCACATTTTTACGACAAGAAAAATCTGTTTAATGTGTGGTCACGACCAGTTGTTTATAAATATGCTGACTTTcgggaaaaaaaatatgtatcatCTATTGCAAATTCTTTAGCACTGACATTATTGATTGAATGCGGGTGTAGTATCCAACATGTGTCGATGTCTAATATCAATACGCCACTGACACATTTGattaaattcaatgaattattttcttaaattaatatCAAAGTCGATGATTCAGTGTCGTGTCTGTGAGTCCTTTATCAATAGTAAATTAGATTGAGACAGTTGGCATTGAGACCTGTCAATCCAAAACTCATGTCACCAAATAGGTACTCTAAATTATTGCAGAAGCTGATTCAAAGCTCATTCAGCATTTTTGGTATCGACAATTACTTCTGTATATTCCTTTTTCTCTGATAAAATTATGAATGGAAAACCTGATGCATATAGTCTAATTTCATGTACATCCTTTCCTATCATTTCACTTAATTTGTTGAGACAAATTCAGTGCGGATTCGAAGTGAATCTCATGTACTCTTATCTCGATGTTTAATTGTACAACTCATAAAGATTAAATTGTCGTTGATTATTGTTGGAGTTTGTTATAGCTACTGTCTTATTATTCTTTGTTACTCTCTGTCTTCCCCAGATGGTACAGAAGAAATTCAGCGTCCTGGACTCGATGAACAACACGTAGTCATTCGAGTTGATTCATAACAACCACAATAATTGTAGCAACATTATATTTCATTACTTATATGAAGGaacataagaaaaacaattCCAATATTGGTAACATGCTTTTGCAAATGGTGAAAGGTAACTGTAAATTGGTTGTGATGGACCGCAAGCTCGTAATTGATGCACTTTTGCCTGAAACAAATAACTTTCATGAAACGGTGAAATTGATGGCGGATTCTGGATTTGAGAAAGAGTGCTATGAGATTTACAACAGTTACTGTAAGGAATGGTTGGAAGATGGATAAAAACTTCCAAGGTCGCTCTTAGAATACTATTTCCCGGTGAGCGTCAACTGTACGATGAGGTTATCTTAGACTCCGTATCTGTATCATTTGATCTCTACTTCTTAGATGTTTTCCATGCAACAATAATTCAACTGCTGATTTTTGCTGATTCGTTTGCAAATTGAAGCCATTCAGCCTGGTATATGTTTAAAATCCTTAACTTGTTCGAGACACTGTGTGAGCTGATTCATGAATTTGAATCATTGTTTCTTGATTCATTGGAGAAGGAAGCAATAAAAATCAAGGTCCTCCCCAAGCCAAATGAGAGAAACTTATTAAAGGCACTCTCATAAtgtgaaaattaaaacaatctaTATTTCATCACAATGCAAATTGAGATTATAAATTACTACAAAagtaaagaattaaaagaaagaagtagGTGTAAATTTTCACACAGATATATGTTACAATTTTTCTATTAGTCATAATTAGTTAGAGAGATGAGAATGGTTCTGAGATCACAAATTGTACAAGGTCAACAGATGTTGACCACGTATTACAATTCTTCACTTCATATGTTTTTAGCAAACAATATACAAAAAAACAGAACAATTGTTTTGAAAACCAACAGTAGAAAAAAGGTTGAGGCATCAACctcaaaataatcaaaaacaaaaGCTACCAACTTGAACTCTAGGCACTGAAGTAGTGTTTTGAAGCAAGTGTTTCACTACTTCCATTATTTCTTGTTCCCTATCTGGATAAAAAGGCTTGTGCACTATAAACAACTCCAATCTAGCAAAGCGTGGAGGTTGCGCTTTCTTCGAAATTGGATTTAAGCGGAATTCCTGCACAATTCGAATGAATAGGAGACATTATTATATGGATATTTTACGTGAATGCAGATATGTTATAAACATTAAGAATACAAATGAAATACATCTTAGAGTAATCTGTTAGTAATTTCATAGATCAAACTAACAAATGAAATACATCTTAGAGGCTCAAGTTGATAAGAAAATGACAAATTCGGATATGTTTTTGTAATACATTCAAAGACTACTTACACGGATTAACATATTCAAGGACCCAAATGTTTGTGTAATCAAAATATAGATGTGAAAGTACACAACAGTCACCTACCTTTTGTATTGTTTCAATGACAGAATAGTCAAATCTCAAAATCTTTACATTGGCCAGCACTTGCAGCCATCTTAAGAAGATTGAAGCTTCCACGTTATTGGAAATGCCATACATATTTACttgttgaagaaaagaaagattgcATGTGGAGGCCAAGAGTTGACGAAAAAAAGAACCACCATGGATAGTAAAAGAACTAAGATTTGGAGTAGAAAGCGAAAATTGGACAGCTGATACATAGGTTATAGTCAAATTGGATAATGTCTGATTAGATATGCAGAGGACTTGTGCATCCTCAATCAAAGAACAGCTATCGAGAACCAAAATATTCAACACGTGACAGTTTGGAAAAGGGTCAGCACAATGATTGTGAGTTGCAAcaaatctgaaaaaattaagATGCAAGGTTCTTAATGCAGGTAAGTGAAGAGATTTTGGACACTTTGCATACCCGTCATACCAACTATAATAACAAAGCTCAAGAAATGTCAAAGAGTGAGAGCCAAAGATTAAAGGAAGTAACTCAGATTTTGGACACCTTCCATACCCATTAATTTTCAAAGAGAGTAGCGGATTTATATTAATGAGTTTACATAGCTCTTCATCTTCCTGTATCCAAGCATCAATAGTAAGATTAAGTAGGGAATATGAGTGATCTCTACTGGACAGAACCCAAGACATAAATTTCTTAGATCTTTCATACGAAGATGTAAGTGGAGACGGAGTATATGTGAGAGTAGTGACGCGTTTGCAAAGATCCTTCCACCGTTTAGACAAGATACAAGTCCGAACAGCATCTCGTGCTTCAAGAAAACCCAATGTGTGGAGCAATATGCAGTCAGGCAAATCACTAATCCTATCTTCCTGCCGCTGTCGCTTCAGTTCCCTACGAAGTTCCTGGTTTGATAAACAActtgtataaatatttatagcATTAATTATGTATGTAAATACTTATacttatatttattcattaattaaaaacaactttttccaaTAAATTATTGTCACTGTTATtataatcttaaaaataaacaatcttACCTTATGGTTTTTGATTTGTTGGGGTGTGATTGGCGGAACCCAATTGTGATTTATCCACTGGCGATGAACCCTAAGAAGGTCTTTTGGAAACACAATCTCTTCCGAGTCTGTAAAACACACACGGAAACTTCCATTCCCTAAATCTTCAATAACGCGGCCTTCCCACCACCGTTGTTTCCGGAAAGCCTCCACCTTGTCGCCGATCTTCACTTCCCAATCATCGCTCTCTGGCGTAGGTACTGGTCGGAGCTGATGAAGACCGACAGTTGTTGGCTTCACGTCCACGTCATCGTATTCGACCAGTAATTTGTCGGAGGAGACCCACTTGACGATGGTGGCGGTGAACCATGAGCAGTATATGCCGATGCCATGGTCGATGCTCACTTCCACTTTGTTGCCGGGATGGAACTTGAATTTTCCAACCATGATCACTCTCAAGGTGTGTATTCCACTACTCCGTACAACAACGCTGTTAATATTACTTTATAGGATTAGGGCAAAACTACATGTCAAACACTGGTCTTAGTTTTGGtaaggttttattttttaaaactaaattgcTTTTTGACTCCCATACTTTACAAAGAAGTGATTTTGGCCCCAAACTAAATAACACTACTAGTCttcaattttaaacttttttgaaaaattgacgTCCCCTTGATTTTGTCCACGCCAACACATAATTGGACAACAAATTTAATGACGCGGAAGTCACATGTGTAAGGGTGTAAGCAGTTTGGACAAAACCGATAAAATCAAAAGTCTAAACCGAACTGTAACGCCCTAactctattaaagcaattaaacatgtgaataattcatatattcaagatATAGTCGCTACTTTcaccaaatcaaagaaaatcaaaaacaaatcaacggtcaacatgcatgtatataaaacCTCATTGGTCGCAGCGGATACAAATATCATACATCAACATACATGTCATGTGATCTCAAAATACATAGGTATAAAATCTCCAATTCCGACACATGGACAAAATCTCAAAGTATCaaaataatccaacaagatCTAGAGCTAACGAAAAaaccctagatcagagccacTCTACTCTAAGACCCGATAGTGGAGAAAGCTCCCACTATCCACCAACCTCAAGAAAACACCAAGCTATTagtcctgcacaacgtctactcacccatacaggcaagtaggcggttaaaaccactgggggtgagtattacatcaacataatcaataacacAGATAAGCATGAATAGCATAATCCAATATCATGTacgaatcaaaatatatatattccataCATACATTATCACCGCAATCCAAGTCTCACCGACATATATTCAATgaacacatcatcatcaataatcatcattcACAATTCCACTACTTCCATGAGTTTATCAATTCACATAATTAATCTTAACATGGCACAACAGTCCAACAAATACAAACATCACCATCAATCATTTACAACCACAAGCACATCAATTAATTTTCACAACTAGGACTCATGTCACCTCATGATATGATCCTAGACATAACACctatatgcatgcggtaccgtTCATCACCAATATTTAGGCCGTCGCCCATCATCACCAATTGGATATATAAACATAATTGGATATATAAACATATCCGTCATCACCAaatatgtatgcatgaacatatgactcaatatTAATGCATATGTCCACACAACAACTCACCatatcatcatcaaaatcatcaccaATTGGATATATAAACATACCCGTCATCACCAAACATGTATTTGCATTTAtgcaatcacaccaataattcatcaccacttgcataatcaatatcatatcaTAATGTATATGGACTCACCAACAATTcacaacatcatatatatattcacccaccacatcataataaacaatgtatatggattcaccaatatcatcatctccacatcatttgcattatcaagaaaacatgtccatacacaattaaatcatagcattcatcatcatcacctcAACATGATCATAAACAATCaacaatgttattcaacatcaactatcacatatagtttcaccaattcaagcattttcatattccaagtaagagaacatacaacaccTCATTTTATCCAACATATCATAATTCACCCATACATCTCcagaaattcaaaaatcattaaacAATATTAACCCCATtccatttcttaagaaaaatcacATTCCGGAAAAATAGACATTCTAGGTAATTTTCCAAATTAAGTCCCAATTTCACAAACCAAGTTTCGAATGCTCTAAAACCTTCAATTGAACTTATAATGAACAGACTTTGAAGTTTGGAAACTATCCATAAGGTTTGGGTTGACTTAGAAACAATTGTGCGGAATTTtcgtaaattttattaaaacctCCTTAGAGTATTTCTtcataactcaaaaacaaaacattattcTCAAGTCAAACCAAGGCCAATGGATTGCCAACTCAATTGTCtaaaaatttcatgttaaaaTCAAAAGCCAAAACAAAACGGAAACGAGTGAAAACGACGCAAAACGCGAAAACAGGGGATGCTGCAACTGggcagctcgccatggcgagtcaTCACAGTAGCTACTCGCCACTAGTTCGCCTGGCGAGTGAGCAAAGTTCAGAAAAATTTAGTTTTACggaaaaaatccattttcactccaaaatcccaattttcgaCTTCCCATTACCCAAATTCGATTCCAAAGTGTATCCAAACGTTTCTTAACATGAAAAGACATTCAATTCCATAAAACCACTTGAattaaacatcattttaaacccaaaatcatcattttaccCATTATTGCAAAAcaaccaacaacatcttatttctcatcaacaattcatgatatatgaacacccaagccataaatcataatcaacaacatatctcagcagcaacaacatcaattggAACTTGATTCACACacctcaattcaacaacaacatgtcataagtcatcaattaagcataatttcacaacAACCCATTCTCAtacattatgaacatgttatttcatcaccaacaattcatttatcattcaattaacatactcaaacttatcaccaaaacaagagCACGAAAATTAGAGATTGGGTTCATATAAATTCTCacttaattaagcactttttcatacaaaccaagaaaaattgcaaacaaacaattatgattatgatgaagactaacccccttaccttaggttatgattaattcaaacttagacttcactttagctcctaattcttcaatcttcaagtttctccctttctctaacccttgttcttcctttctccctctttctctctctacctctctctaactttgtgaaatgaaaatgaatgaaatgaatttcTCTCCAAGTTAGGTTTAGGTGTGctctgtaacgccctaattattattttattttattttgatttatttagagtctcatatgtgattttatatgatttttggtgatttatgtggtgtgtgcattttattatatagtttattataataataattaaaataagtggaaattaatattattttaggaATTAGAGagttaattataatttattaaaattaaggggaattaatagaattgaagggagttaaaaaagaaagaaaaacagtcagAACGTTTGAACGTAAGAAaactagcttttgggagaaaagggagaagaagagcaagaacaagagaTGAGAGCCTAGAACCGATCCTTGCTGTCttattttctgcaaaactaaggtaagggtgagactatctctcgataatcataatctataatttctgaaattgacctaattgcatagttttggaaaataaattgagggttagggtttgacGAGAATTCTGAAGGGAAATGGGTAAAGATAATGTTAATTCTCTTGTAATATAATGTTcagaatgaaaacttaatcCTTGTTGTTGCtgtgatcataaattgattgaaatttatgagtgattggatgaattgatgaatttgtgtatgatgGTGGAATGATCTGTAATTGTTGCTGTTAATGGTTGTTCTGTGTTTCCTTAGATGCTTAGTTgtatataggacctgtaaacatctgctggaaaacattttgggtgatcgggggattaaaattggatttttggagtgaggagaggtctgaaaccgtaggtttttgcactgcccagatgattggtcgcttaagcgaagcagccgtcgcttaagcgagcattcaagtaAACTGCCTAGAATgcgattttacccgttcgcttaagcgaaccgtgagcgaactggtaagtgaaaattaagtttgattctgccaagaattcgcttaagcgaatggtaagcgaccctgtgagcgaaaaaccattttgattctgtccaaagttcgctcaagcgaaccgtgagcgacccgtaagcgaactgaacccagacctactataagttggtcgcttaagcgagctagacgtcgcttaagcgaagtgagCCTTAGTCAGCCTTTTTCTGAACTGTTACTTAGTGCATGAGGGGACTTCTTGAGCATTCTATAACTTCCTCTTTAACTAGTATAACCCTGGTGTAGGTAACCGAATCCTATTAGAACAAGCCGGCGATTGGATTGATTGGTGTTAGTAAATGTTGGAGATGATTGTGTATGAAAAcaagtgaatatatatatatatatatatatataacatgtgGAATGTGATTGATGTGTGtgcataattataaataattgtgtATGATTTGGATTACTGAGTTGTGGAGTAGTAAGTCATATGAAATATATGTAATagtcgagttgtatgtagatatacacaggttgggtagtgGCATAAACatcaagtgggagagcttcggctctggaacgccttgtcgttcaaagcggtggaacactagttgttcaaagcggtgtggagcagtgaggacttaggtcctgttgagaatgctttaaccattcgacagcggtgtgggtcacggccctgaattatggtaccacatgcatagttgcattattgaggagtattagggggggggggggggggggtgtcgTGTCATTTCATGAGTTGCATTTGTTGATTGAATTCTATATTtggatgattgttgttgattatgaaatacctatgcttattgaataatcattgatgttgtaaggtgttagattttcaattgatgttattatatattatttttattgattgagaatctcaccctttctacttggaaatgttgcccttcctatgggtaatgtaacgcccactttcgtttaatcgttatttaatcgagtttaggtgattatattatatttatataatatatgtatgattttggtatgttttgatgatttgatcgatgacgtgttaagttatgagttttggaggatttgattatgatatgggaattattttattgttaaataaaataaagatttgaaaataatataaaatatttagttgagggctgttttgatattttagatagttttgggggagaaagtgagataagataagttattagaaagaggtataaataggagaagacctaatattttagaaactcattgtacgtgaaaacttttgaagaagggagaaaagcttagaagggagaagagcatagagagggctgcgatttcttcataaccaggtaagggtgagactaataactcagtattgttaattgaatgtgattctgatgattagttaacaagaattagga harbors:
- the LOC11423994 gene encoding F-box/LRR-repeat protein At2g42730 gives rise to the protein MVGKFKFHPGNKVEVSIDHGIGIYCSWFTATIVKWVSSDKLLVEYDDVDVKPTTVGLHQLRPVPTPESDDWEVKIGDKVEAFRKQRWWEGRVIEDLGNGSFRVCFTDSEEIVFPKDLLRVHRQWINHNWVPPITPQQIKNHKELRRELKRQRQEDRISDLPDCILLHTLGFLEARDAVRTCILSKRWKDLCKRVTTLTYTPSPLTSSYERSKKFMSWVLSSRDHSYSLLNLTIDAWIQEDEELCKLININPLLSLKINGYGRCPKSELLPLIFGSHSLTFLELCYYSWYDGYAKCPKSLHLPALRTLHLNFFRFVATHNHCADPFPNCHVLNILVLDSCSLIEDAQVLCISNQTLSNLTITYVSAVQFSLSTPNLSSFTIHGGSFFRQLLASTCNLSFLQQVNMYGISNNVEASIFLRWLQVLANVKILRFDYSVIETIQKEFRLNPISKKAQPPRFARLELFIVHKPFYPDREQEIMEVVKHLLQNTTSVPRVQVGSFCF